One window of the Actinomyces wuliandei genome contains the following:
- the serS gene encoding serine--tRNA ligase, whose translation MIDLRALRENPEPFRASQRARGADAGLVDQVLAADEARRQALGAFERLRAEQKTVSRSVGKAAPQERQEVLARARALAEQVKEAEAASSGAAARLEELALQLPNLIAGAPSGGEEDFVVLRHEGGRPRDFAAEGFQPVDHLALGEGLDMIDTRRGAKVSGSRFYFLKGWGMRLELALMTAALDRALAHGFTPMTTPTLVTPQVMGGTGFLGAHSDEIYYLPADDLYLTGTSEVALAGYHTDEILDLASGPRRYMGWSTCYRREAGAAGKDTRGIIRVHQFNKAEMFSYCRPEEAEQEHQRLLTMEEEMLALVDLPYRVIDTAAGDLGSSAARKFDCEAWLPTQERWMEVTSTSNCTTFQARRLAVRERREGGTAPVATLNGTLATTRWLVAILENHQQADGSVRVPEGLRPYLGGREVIEPAGAQA comes from the coding sequence ATGATCGACCTGCGCGCGCTTCGCGAGAACCCTGAGCCCTTCCGTGCCAGCCAGCGTGCCCGTGGTGCTGACGCCGGGCTCGTGGACCAGGTTCTGGCGGCTGATGAGGCGCGTCGGCAGGCCCTGGGGGCTTTTGAGAGGCTGCGTGCGGAGCAGAAGACCGTCTCCCGCTCCGTGGGCAAGGCCGCACCGCAGGAGCGTCAGGAGGTTCTGGCCCGGGCCAGGGCGCTCGCGGAGCAGGTCAAGGAGGCTGAGGCGGCCTCCAGCGGGGCCGCTGCCAGGCTGGAGGAGCTGGCCCTCCAGCTGCCCAACCTCATTGCCGGGGCACCCAGTGGGGGGGAGGAGGACTTCGTCGTCCTGCGGCATGAGGGGGGTCGGCCCCGTGACTTCGCCGCCGAGGGCTTCCAGCCCGTGGACCACCTGGCCCTGGGTGAGGGGCTGGACATGATTGACACCCGCCGTGGGGCCAAGGTCTCCGGCTCGCGCTTCTACTTCCTCAAGGGCTGGGGCATGCGCCTGGAGCTGGCCTTGATGACGGCCGCCCTGGACCGGGCGCTGGCTCACGGCTTCACCCCCATGACCACCCCGACGCTGGTGACTCCCCAGGTCATGGGGGGCACAGGCTTCCTGGGTGCCCACAGCGACGAGATCTACTACCTTCCCGCTGACGACCTCTACCTCACCGGGACCTCGGAGGTGGCGCTGGCCGGCTACCACACCGACGAGATCCTGGACCTGGCCAGCGGCCCGCGGCGCTACATGGGCTGGTCCACCTGCTACCGGCGTGAGGCCGGGGCCGCAGGCAAGGACACCCGGGGCATCATCCGGGTCCACCAGTTCAACAAGGCGGAGATGTTCTCCTACTGCCGTCCTGAGGAGGCGGAGCAGGAGCACCAGCGGCTGCTGACCATGGAGGAGGAGATGCTCGCCCTGGTGGACCTGCCCTACCGCGTCATTGACACCGCTGCGGGCGACCTGGGCTCCTCGGCGGCCCGCAAGTTTGACTGCGAGGCCTGGCTGCCCACCCAGGAGAGGTGGATGGAGGTCACCTCCACCTCCAACTGCACCACCTTCCAGGCTCGGCGGTTGGCCGTGCGCGAGCGCCGCGAGGGCGGCACCGCCCCTGTGGCCACGCTCAACGGGACACTGGCGACCACCCGGTGGCTGGTCGCGATCCTGGAGAACCACCAGCAGGCGGACGGGTCCGTGCGCGTACCCGAGGGGCTGCGCCCCTACCTGGGCGGTCGTGAGGTCATCGAGCCCGCTGGTGCCCAGGCCTGA